A part of Candida albicans SC5314 chromosome 2, complete sequence genomic DNA contains:
- the CTF1 gene encoding Ctf1p (Putative zinc-finger transcription factor, similar to A. nidulans FarA and FarB; activates genes required for fatty acid degradation; induced by oleate; null mutant displays carbon source utilization defects and slightly reduced virulence), whose amino-acid sequence MTDQTKIKSEKDHQNIISEKVDSDVKVSTDTPTKINNNNNNNDDKSNPSESTTTGKSSSTTTNKKDKPKAFTIKYKRPRGSRACTVCRSRKVRCDAEIHIPCTNCITFGCDCILPEVKKRGNQSGESKAKKQKTAANSKTPTTTTTTTTTANGNTSNGNSTGKTATAATATKSNTKEKNYTNKKSSTSTNTRDNGTLPVSENSSNISSTTTTTTTTGTATNNNNNNNNNTSAPITTAASALSSLSKSAINTSNTSTTSTSANEPILNISQISVPPSLTSTYKNRPSMHKKELLDSKAKTSLTFLGSSSIGVVPQRAGENHVELTTDIFDTMDVTLDSVELEILKIRGAFLLPNKELSLDLINAYFEHVHPLMPVINRSLFMKKFHDPNDNPSLMVLHAVLLLGCRVSKNPLLLDSRGTNDLASITFFRRAKTLYETNYESDPISIIQTLILIGSYWDGPEDVTKNSFYWTRVAVGLAQGFGFQRDVSKSQNLTVSEKKIWRRIWWCLFEKDRNVSIAFGRPVVIDLNDCDVPMLTIDDFDETDPELGINDPYTVDETQALYFIHLVKLAEITGIIIKHQYSVKSESMKRRNAFSIIEHCDMLMGIWFTNLPPQLSFSLADNSTQNFYACLLNAQYYNRLYLIHRSNLVRMARSSSTNPNNYKYPSWGISFQSARMISIISKILLDRDLLQYVPVMFIYIAFSALIMLIYHVDSTNAVIASTATDSLYVSRAVLKELQKSWPIAGVLLKLFDKYANDKLKRSKLIESSSKVADYKEIMAQEKMRNSSTSPLASDSYGRVKSTPEVTTYQEPPQQPQQRPSRASQQQQQQVPSQLPLPQTKQSQSQSQPQPQPPQQGYGPDNYRKNIFSPGSNSTTSGISPGGNVYQDYQTSPANISHTLRQLQEQQQQQQQQQQQQQQQQQSQQQSHYQQQDFGYNGSQQSYNNNNNNNSNINTQQQHNNSSKPPQIEELVKQYKLPMKRAAQGETSDASDKPTTDTSPTSSIKSFPEISMVTDNLTNKQDFIDNFEPTQLFPNFSIPPTRAQSPTPNYEDHNDNGIGSNIYGSMNQEMTMRDSVAPSQQEQHQQFHNDVIGNGQHQHINGDNNNRDPHTPGFQTNFIDSAFNYLNLQSGIDMNEDIHSLFHMMN is encoded by the coding sequence ATGACTGATCAAACTAAAATTAAACTGGAAAAAGATCATCAAAATATTATCTCCGAGAAGGTTGACTCCGATGTTAAAGTTTCCACTGACACCCCcacaaaaataaacaataacaataacaacaatgacGACAAACTGAATCCATcagaatcaacaacaactggCAAATCTTCTTCGACCACTACtaataaaaaagataaacCAAAGGCATTTACTATCAAATATAAACGTCCTAGAGGTTCTCGTGCTTGTACAGTTTGTCGATCACGGAAAGTTCGATGTGATGCAGAAATTCATATACCTTGTACAAATTGTATTACATTTGGTTGTGATTGTATACTTCCAgaagttaaaaaaagaggTAATCAATCAGGTGAATCAAAAGCTAAAAAGCAAAAGACTGCTGCCAATTCAAAAACAccaactactactaccactaccaccaccaccgccaATGGCAACACCTCCAATGGCAACAGTACTGGTAAAACAGCAACAGCGGCAACTGcaaccaaatcaaatacaaaagaaaaaaattacacaaataaaaaatctTCCACCTCCACTAATACACGAGACAATGGGACACTACCCGTACTGGAGAATTCATCGAATATCTCCTCGACAACGACTACGACTACAACTACCGGTACGgcaaccaacaacaacaacaacaacaacaacaacactaGTGCTCCCATCACTACTGCCGCTTCTGCATTATCATCTTTATCTAAATCAGCCATAAACACTTCCAACACTTCCACCACTTCAACATCAGCAAATGAACCTATTTTAAACATTTCTCAAATAAGTGTACCACCATCATTAACTTCGACTTATAAAAATCGTCCTCTGATGCATAAAAAGGAATTACTTGATTCTAAAGCTAAAACCTCATTAACATTTTTAGGTCTGTCTTCAATTGGGGTTGTACCTCAACGTGCTGGAGAAAATCATGTTGAATTAACTACCGATATTTTTGATACTATGGATGTTACATTAGATTCAGtagaattggaaattttgaaaattagAGGAGCATTTTTATTACCAAACAAGGAATTATCACTTGATTTAATCAATGCATATTTTGAACATGTTCATCCATTAATGCCAGTAATTAATCGCTCATTatttatgaaaaaattcCATGATCCTAATGATAATCCTAGTCTTATGGTTTTACACgcagtattattattaggaTGTCGAGTTTCAAAAAATCCTTTGTTGTTAGATTCTCGTGGTACTAATGATTTGGCTAGTATAACTTTTTTCCGTCGTGCAAAGACATTATATGAAACTAATTATGAAAGTGATCCTATATCAATCATTCAaacattaattttaattggtAGTTATTGGGATGGACCTGAAGATGTTACAAAAAATTCCTTTTATTGGACAAGAGTAGCTGTGGGATTAGCTCAAGGATTTGGATTTCAACGTGATGTCAGTAAATCACAAAATTTAACTGTTTCCGAGAAGAAAATTTGGCGAAGAATTTGGTGGtgtttatttgaaaaagatcGTAATGTTTCCATTGCCTTTGGAAGACCCgttgttattgatttaaatgattgTGATGTACCAATGTTAACCATTGACgattttgatgaaactGATCCAGAATTAGGTATCAATGATCCTTATACTGTAGATGAAACTCAAgcattatattttattcatttaGTCAAACTTGCTGAAATCACGggtattattatcaaacatCAATATAGTGTTAAATCCGaatcaatgaaaagaagaaatgcCTTTTCTATTATTGAACATTGTGATATGTTAATGGGGATTTGGTTTACTAATTTACCACCACAATTATCCTTTTCATTAGCTGATAATCTGACACAAAATTTTTATGCATGTTTATTGAATGCTCAATATTATAATCGattatatttaattcatCGATCAAATTTGGTTCGTATGGCAAGATCATCGTCGACTAATCCtaacaattataaatatccTAGTTGGGGGATTTCTTTCCAATCGGCGAGAATGATTTCTATtatatcaaaaattttattggaTCGTGATTTATTACAATATGTCCCAGTTatgtttatttatattgCCTTTAGTGCATtgataatgttgatttatcatGTTGATTCAACAAATGCGGTTATTGCATCAACGGCAACTGACTCGTTATATGTATCACGTGCAgtattgaaagaattacaaaaatcTTGGCCCATTGCTGGagtattattgaaattatttgataaatatgctaatgataaattgaaacgATCTAAACTTATTGAAAGTAGTTCTAAAGTTGCTGAttataaagaaattatgGCCCAGGAAAAAATGAGAAATTCTTCAACCAGTCCATTAGCATCAGATAGTTATGGAAGAGTGAAATCTACACCAGAAGTGACTACTTATCAAGAACCTccacaacaaccacaacaacgACCATCACGAGCActgcaacaacagcaacaacaagttCCATCACAATTGCCGTTAccacaaacaaaacaatcacaatcacaatcacaaccacaaccacaaccaccacaacaagGATATGGACCAGATAATTATAgaaagaatattttttcacccggttcaaattcaacaacatcagGTATATCACCTGGAGGTAATGTTTATCAAGATTATCAAACCTCACCAGCTAATATATCTCATACATTAAGACAACttcaagaacaacaacaacaacaacaacaacaacaacaacaacaacaacaacaacaacaactgcaGCAACAACTgcattatcaacaacaagattttGGATATAATGGTTCACAACAAtcatataataataataataataacaatagcaACATCAATACTCAACAACAGCATAATAATTCCTCCAAACCACcacaaattgaagaattggtgaaacaatataaattaCCAATGAAACGTGCAGCACAAGGTGAAACCAGTGATGCTAGTGATAAACCAACTACTGATACATCAccaacatcatcaattaaatcatttcCTGAAATATCGATGGTTACCGATAATTTAACTAATAAACAAgattttattgataattttgaacCAACACAATTATTTCCTAATTTTAGTATACCTCCAACAAGAGCCCAATCGCCAACTCCAAATTATGAAGATCATAATGATAATGGGATTGGTAGTAATATTTATGGATCAATGAATCAAGAAATGACCATGAGAGATAGTGTGGCACCATCACAACAGgaacaacaccaacaattcCATAATGATGTTATTGGTAATGgtcaacatcaacatattaatggtgataataataatcgtGATCCACATACACCAGGTTTCCAAACTAATTTTATCGATAGTGcatttaattatttgaatttacaATCAGGTATTGATATGAATGAAGatattcattcattatttcatatgatgaattga
- a CDS encoding uncharacterized protein (Ortholog of C. dubliniensis CD36 : Cd36_16720, C. parapsilosis CDC317 : CPAR2_210210, Candida tenuis NRRL Y-1498 : CANTEDRAFT_128446 and Debaryomyces hansenii CBS767 : DEHA2B04092g), with protein sequence MTSNNDDNVNLEKLNISDEIINDYDNGSQEQLDVLEAYQTDEDKQEQEQKEKEKDVELDNPDLEEEVGITMNDDEGDHKLNNQKIDDEINKEDEKDVKASDDYDDDDDDDDFDDFNEASFQHAPTIGSTNQENGHDDNDDDDDDDDDDDDDEFGDFDDFQVSQPSPTQQQQQKQQSQTQSQSISIDKVNFPTTIFNSPKEFSQRLTTTLDEIFPTSTPILEDNNNKNQITTSIQLLNERSQEIYKQLSTLPYLQPTNWIKSNIRHNLLIKLGIPINLDELNDTNTISANPNNKNIVTSETQNDLKIPGYNFGSGGGGGSGGGFVSVSGRQRKSSISINDINWNELNLISEIPKFESLNIDDNLKNSLINSTLDKLNQFELDNLYHNSTTTTTTTISVTTAAEGDGSSNNNNNNNKSNSSSNDSGSTIGGGHANSQWIDEKLNKLTSNYNELLTLSSIWINQIDQLHEEFEIYENVIQSFIGYNQKLRREEIFENLKKLKKKKGKATK encoded by the coding sequence ATGACTAGTaacaatgatgataatgttaatttagaaaaacTTAATATATctgatgaaattattaatgattatGATAACGGATCACAAGAACAATTGGATGTATTAGAAGCATATCAAACGGATGAAGAcaaacaagaacaagaacaaaaagaaaaagaaaaagatgtCGAACTAGATAATCCAGACCTTGAAGAGGAGGTTGGTATCACTAtgaatgatgatgaaggtgatcataaattaaacaatcaaaaaatcgatgatgaaatcaataaagaAGACGAAAAGGATGTAAAAGCTAGTGACgattatgatgatgacgatgacgatgacgattttgatgatttcaatgaAGCTAGTTTTCAACATGCACCAACAATTGGTTCCACAAACCAAGAGAATGGTCACGACgacaatgatgatgatgatgatgatgatgatgatgatgatgatgatgaatttggtgattttgatgatttccAAGTATCTCAACCATCACcaacacaacaacaacaacaaaaacaacaatctCAAACCCAATCccaatcaatatcaattgataaagttAATTTTCCAACTactattttcaattcaccCAAAGAATTTTCACAACGATTAACAACTACTCTTGATGAAATATTCCcaacatcaacaccaatacTAGaggacaacaacaacaagaatcAAATCACTACTTCTatacaattattaaatgaacGATCACAAGAAATTTATAAACAGTTATCTACATTACCTTATTTACAACCAACAAATTGGATAAAACTGAATATTCGTCATAATTTACTTATAAAATTAGGTATACCGATAAAtcttgatgaattgaatgataCAAATACCATCTCAGCCAATCctaacaacaaaaacattGTAACTAGTGAAACTCAAAATGATCTTAAAATACCAGGATATAACtttggtagtggtggtggtggtggtagtggtggtggttttgtttctgtttctggaagacaaagaaaatcatcaatttctataaatgatataaattggaatgaattgaatttaatttctGAAATACctaaatttgaatcattaaatattgatgataatttgaaaaattcattgattaattcaactttagataaattaaatcaatttgaattagATAATTTATATCATAATCtgaccaccaccacaacaacaacaatatctGTCACCACCGCCGCCGAAGGTGAtggcagcagcaacaacaacaacaacaacaacaaaagcaatagtagtagtaatgaTAGTGGTAGTActattggtggtggtcaTGCCAATAGTCAATggattgatgaaaaattaaataaattgacaTCGAAttataatgaattattaacaTTAAGTAGTATTTGgattaatcaaattgatcaattacatgaagaatttgaaatttatgAAAATGTTATACAAAGTTTTATTGGttataatcaaaaattacGTCGtgaagaaatatttgaaaatttaaaaaaattaaagaaaaagaaaggcAAGGCAACTAAGTAA
- a CDS encoding uncharacterized protein (Putative patatin-like phospholipase; fungal-specific (no human or murine homolog)) yields MTERIPLFEEDKDYIDEDHISEFAKALVWQDDYDYDANTTATTDITTTPINDEVPGIVSSLPSTNGNNKNKNKDINGTVSDSSSITDEDIMNSSYFDKPHSSTNLKSNSTKNDDDDDDDDDDLISRPQSGTTDNTSTTSLSSKRPDLITSKSDWFPIGGSRSSSSSKKGSSNYHKKTTPTSSTSTKSTIEILKNEFRNSSTYTLLRWPILIFVFSWIGILGIFYFMIRIYVAVSEYLFTWRGERKRLRNKLRNSKTYEEWINNALELDKFLKLDKWSENPKFSYYDYKTIKLTILKLQKLRHQGKLIELMVILQGCLKKNFAGIENRQLYSHRYYGTKNLVEEYYQEVVKCLELINQDNNNGDDNDDDDNDNEKIDIEKKWKFFKIVSKNYGKSALCLSGGACFAYTHFGIAKALLDQNLLPQIISGTSGGGLIAALLCTRTNEELKKLLVPQLARKITACEDPWYIWIPRFLKTGARFDAIDWARKSNFFTHGSTTFEEAFQRTGRKLNISTIPADPHSPVILCNDITSPHCIIWSTLLASSAVPGILNPVVLMMKNPINGKVIPFSLGSKWRDGSLRTDIPIEALNTYYNVNFTIVSQVNPHISLFFFAPKGTVGRPVTSSTRKTRSKQQYASFRGGFIATALEQLLRLEIKKWLQIIKSLDLLPHFLQQDWSNIWLQNFTGTITIWPKNKLSDFWYILSDPTEFRMKEIIEKGEKCMFPRLLFIKHRASIENVIEKGKKLTLTKYKQLKSGGVDCDEDVDVDVDIDDEEEEGESGGVVSDYDAQSFQKVVGWSNEDKKLLDELDNEDEEEDEEEEEVDVDDDDDDDDDSLSDSFEITTEHLKQRRNTIF; encoded by the coding sequence ATGACAGAAAGAATACcattatttgaagaagataaagattatattgatgaagatcATATTAGTGAATTTGCCAAGGCATTAGTATGGCaagatgattatgattatgatgCCAAtactactgctactactgatattactactactccAATAAATGATGAAGTGCCAGGTATTGTTAGTTCATTACCATCAACAAATGGCAAtaacaagaacaagaacaaggACATTAACGGTACAGTTAGTGATTCTTCACTGATTACAGATGAAGATATTATGAATTCATcatattttgataaaccacattcatcaacaaatttgaaatcaaatagcaccaaaaatgatgatgatgatgatgatgatgatgatgatctAATATCAAGACCACAATCGGGAACCACTGATAATACTAGTACTACTAGTCTTTCATCTAAACGACCAGATTTAATCACATCTAAAAGTGATTGGTTCCCCATTGGAGGTAGTAGAAGTAGTAGTTCGCTGAAAAAGGGATCTTCCAATTATCATAAGAAAACAACCCCTACTTCATCCACTTCTACTAAATCAACGAtagaaattttgaaaaatgaatttagaAATAGTTCAACCTATACATTATTAAGATGGccaatattaatatttgtaTTCAGTTGGATTGGTATATTAggaatattttattttatgaTTAGAATTTATGTTGCTGTACTggaatatttatttacttGGAGAGGTGAAAGGAAACGattaagaaataaattacgaaattcaaaaacttATGAAGAATGGATTAATAATGCTTTAGAAttggataaatttttaaaattagaTAAATGGCTGGAAAATCCCAAATTTTCTTATTATGATTATAAAACTATTAAATTAACCATTttaaaattacaaaaattacGACATCAAggaaaattaattgaattgatggTGATTTTACAAGgttgtttaaaaaaaaattttgctGGAATTGAAAATCGTCAATTATATTCTCATAGATATTATGGTACGAAAAATTTAGTTGAAGAATATTATCAAGAAGTTGTCAAATGTCTtgaattgataaatcaagacaataacaatggtgatgacaatgatgatgatgataatgataatgagaaaattgatattgaaaaaaaatggaaatttttcaaaattgttcTGAAAAATTATGGTAAATCAGCTTTATGTCTTAGTGGAGGTGCATGTTTTGCTTATACTCATTTTGGTATTGCTAAAGCATTACTTgatcaaaatttattacCACAAATTATATCGGGGACTTCGGGTGGTGGATTAATTGCGGCATTATTATGTACTAGAActaatgaagaattgaaaaaattattagtaCCTCAATTAGCTAGAAAAATCACTGCATGTGAAGATCCTTGGTATATATGGATCCCGAGATTTTTAAAAACTGGAGCAAGATTTGATGCTATTGATTGGGCTcgaaaatcaaattttttcactCATGGTTCAACTACTTTTGAAGAAGCATTTCAAAGAACTGGTagaaaattaaatatttctaCTATACCAGCTGATCCTCATTCTCCAGTTATATTATGTAATGATATTACATCACCTCattgtattatttggtCAACATTATTAGCATCACTGGCGGTTCCTGGGATATTAAACCCGGTAGtattaatgatgaaaaatccTATAAATGGAAAAGTTATTCCATTTTCTTTAGGTAGTAAATGGCGTGATGGATCATTAAGAACAGATATCCCCATTGAAGCATTAAATACTTATTATAATGTTAATTTCACCATTGTTTCTCAAGTTAATCCTcatatttcattatttttctttgcaCCAAAGGGAACCGTTGGTAGACCCGTCACTTCATCCACAAGGAAAACTCgatcaaaacaacaatatgcATCATTTAGAGGAGGATTTATTGCTACAGCATTAGAACAATTATTAAGattagaaattaaaaaatggttacaaattattaaatcattagatTTATTACCTCATTTTTTACAACAAGATTGGCTGAATATTTGGTTACAAAATTTTACTGGTACTATAACCATTTGGcccaaaaataaattaagtGATTTTTGGTATATATTGAGTGATCCAACAGAATTTAGAATgaaagaaattattgaaaaggGAGAAAAATGTATGTTTCcaagattattatttataaaacATCGAgcatcaattgaaaatgttattgaaaaggggaaaaaattgacattaacaaaatataaacaattaaaaagTGGGGGAGTTGATTGTGATGAAGATGTCGATGTCGATGTCGATATCGATgatgaggaagaagaaggagaaTCTGGGGGTGTTGTTAGTGATTATGATGCTCAATCATTTCAAAAAGTTGTTGGATGGAGTAATGAAGAtaagaaattattagatgaacttgataatgaagatgaggaggaggatgaagaagaagaagaggttgatgttgatgatgatgatgatgatgatgacgattCATTGAGTGATAGTTTTGAAATAACTACTGAACATTTAAAACAAAGACGTAACACCATATTTTAG
- a CDS encoding uncharacterized protein (Ortholog(s) have cytoplasm localization), with amino-acid sequence MYKSLSSTTTNKLKHQPSKLDLIDDTTLTSLPLPPPPPLRRHLSRSRSPTSSSQGSKLSHSSSINNSTRINSNNSNNNNCQTKNLDANYSYEDIDVDDIDDSCDNDNDEEVEEEMMQEDYIGGDDYDYEYEYTFDEDSQDPIVLIEDYFQPQNIKFANNTTTTINNNNNNNTLLNQQKLLRQQSLANFKQSLLLIHNHQNTLNNINPLNDDSNLILKINRKEDLQAIFGEIPGSKLLKYCEFCEKPLYEISSIINNHNNNNNNNSHNQKHQQQPQYQQQCHYEFICGDCIENYDQYYNSEFANVIIGGGSGGGNNCGNEIEIENKNKNKLWKIFHSISYKYKIIE; translated from the coding sequence atgtataaatcattatcatccACCACAACTAACAAACTCAAACATCAACCTTCTAAacttgatttaattgatgatacAACTTTAACTTCTTTACCATTACCTCCACCTCCACCTTTAAGACGTCATCTTTCTCGTTCAAGGTCAcctacttcttcttcacaAGGTTCAAAGTTATCTCACTCTAGTAGTATAAATAACTCTACCAGAATTAAcagtaataatagtaacaataacaattgtCAAACGAAAAATCTTGATGCTAATTATTCTTATGAAgatattgatgttgatgatataGATGATAGTtgtgataatgataatgatgaagaagtagaagaagaaatgatGCAAGAGGACTATATTGGAGgtgatgattatgattatgaatatgaatatacttttgatgaagataGTCAAGATCCAATAGTTTTAATTGAAGATTATTTTCAACctcaaaatatcaaattcgCCAATAATACAACCACCactataaataataataataataataataccctactaaatcaacaaaaattattacGACAACAATCATTAGCAAATTTTAAACAAAGTTTATTACTAATACATAATCATCAGAATACCCTTAACAATATTAACCCCCTTAATGACGAttctaatttaattttaaaaatcaaTCGTAAAGAAGATTTACAAGCTATATTTGGAGAAATTCCTGGTTCAAAATTACTTAAATATTGTGAATTTTGTGAAAAACCATTATATGAAATCtcatcaattataaataaccacaacaacaacaacaataataatagtcaTAACCAAAAACATCAGCAACAACCTCagtatcaacaacaatgtcATTATGAATTTATTTGTGGAGAttgtattgaaaattatgaTCAATATTATAATCTGGAATTTGCTAATGTTAtaattggtggtggtagtggtggtggtaataattgtggtaatgaaattgaaattgaaaataaaaataaaaataaattatggaaaatattccattcaatttcatataaatataaaatcattgaataa
- a CDS encoding uncharacterized protein (Has domain(s) with predicted aminoacyl-tRNA hydrolase activity) produces the protein MSYSDHPPIIFFSIGNPGPITRHSVGHFMLKRLMESSSTTSIKQLSNYSSYSLSVDSFNNIIYIKSNTYMNESSKAWNKFKLSKEYRSFIKEQDQDQDQDHHDQIVSVIILYDDFENNLGTIKLKQFKKKSNNNESHNGLKNLKLSMIDGNSSNATGEAIYLLGIGIGPKPNNNPSGEIMRQWILSPFNKQSEKYKLETESFKLLQLYIDTMIEQISNDNDGIIKDVNKFNAKMTKLWKRKQSEQESLESSQWLE, from the coding sequence ATGAGTTATTCAGATCACCCACctataatatttttttcaattggtaATCCTGGTCCTATAACTCGTCATTCAGTTGGTCATTTCATGTTAAAACGATTAATggaatcatcatcaaccacttcaattaaacaattgagTAATTATTCATCATATTCATTATCAGttgattcttttaataatataatttatattaaatCCAATACATATATGAATGAATCTTCTAAAGCATggaataaattcaaattatcaaaagaaTATAGATCATTTATAAAGGAACAAGACCAAGACCAAGACCAAGACCACCACGATCAAATAGTTAGTGTGATTATATTatatgatgattttgaaaataatttagGTACGATTAAATTAAAgcaatttaaaaaaaaatctaataataatgaatccCATAATggtttaaaaaatttaaaactcTCCATGATCGATGgtaatagtagtaatgCTACTGGTGAGGCAATATATTTACTTGGAATCGGAATTGgaccaaaaccaaataataatccaaGTGGAGAAATCATGAGACAATGGATATTAAGTCcatttaataaacaatCTGAAAAATATAAGTTAGAAACagaatcatttaaattattacaattataTATTGATACAATGATAGAACAAATtagtaatgataatgatggtattattaaagatgttaataaatttaatgcTAAAATGACAAAATTatggaaaagaaaacaatcaGAACAAGAATCATTAGAATCATCACAATGGTTAGAGTAA